One window of Burkholderia thailandensis E264 genomic DNA carries:
- a CDS encoding COX15/CtaA family protein produces the protein MYLLQLGLIGLCIALLPLSYVWVKADDDKFRKLVWITTFLTLDLVMFGGFTRLTDSGLGCPDWPGCYGTSSPFIAHAAITAAHQAMPTGPVSMTKAWIEMIHRYFAMAIGVLIIAQTVIAWAARLRRKPLHVSPWWPTSLLLLILVQGAFGAWTVTMKLQPVIVTIHLLLGLTLLGTLGWLAARQTPLPAHEPDAGRYRAAALAALVLLVAQIALGGWVSTNYAVLACTDFPTCNGAWIPPMDFRNGFHLWRALGMTNDGEAITQDALVAIHWTHRTFAFVVVAYLIAFALKMRRFASLRRPANGVLAVVVLQFVTGLTNIVLQWPLPVAVAHNGGAAILLLLVVMLNFRILSSRPGRVAQPAHDAAPA, from the coding sequence ATGTATCTACTGCAACTCGGCCTGATCGGCCTCTGCATCGCGCTGCTGCCGCTGTCGTACGTGTGGGTGAAGGCGGACGACGACAAGTTCCGCAAGCTCGTCTGGATCACGACGTTCCTCACGCTCGATCTCGTGATGTTCGGCGGCTTCACGCGCCTGACCGATTCCGGCCTCGGCTGCCCGGACTGGCCGGGGTGCTACGGCACGTCGTCGCCGTTCATCGCGCACGCGGCGATCACGGCCGCCCATCAGGCAATGCCCACCGGCCCCGTCAGCATGACGAAGGCATGGATCGAGATGATCCACCGCTATTTCGCGATGGCGATCGGCGTGCTGATCATCGCGCAGACGGTGATCGCTTGGGCCGCGCGGCTGCGCCGCAAGCCGCTTCACGTATCGCCGTGGTGGCCGACGAGCCTGTTGCTGCTCATTCTCGTGCAGGGCGCGTTCGGCGCGTGGACCGTGACGATGAAGCTGCAGCCGGTGATCGTCACGATCCACCTGCTGCTCGGCCTGACGCTGCTCGGCACGCTCGGCTGGCTCGCCGCGCGGCAGACGCCGCTGCCCGCGCACGAGCCCGACGCGGGCCGCTACCGCGCGGCGGCGCTCGCGGCGCTCGTGCTGCTCGTCGCGCAGATCGCGCTTGGCGGCTGGGTCAGCACCAACTACGCGGTGCTCGCCTGCACCGATTTCCCGACCTGCAACGGCGCGTGGATTCCGCCGATGGATTTCCGCAACGGCTTCCATTTGTGGCGCGCGCTCGGGATGACGAACGACGGCGAGGCGATCACGCAGGACGCGCTCGTCGCGATCCACTGGACGCACCGGACGTTCGCGTTCGTGGTCGTCGCGTATCTGATCGCGTTCGCGCTGAAGATGCGCCGCTTCGCGTCGCTGCGGCGGCCGGCGAACGGCGTGCTGGCTGTCGTCGTGCTGCAGTTCGTCACGGGGTTGACGAATATCGTGCTGCAATGGCCATTGCCCGTCGCCGTCGCGCACAACGGGGGCGCCGCGATCCTGTTGCTCCTCGTCGTCATGCTAAACTTTCGCATCCTTTCAAGCCGTCCCGGCCGCGTCGCGCAACCCGCGCACGACGCCGCG